Proteins encoded within one genomic window of Bacteroidetes bacterium SB0662_bin_6:
- a CDS encoding MotA/TolQ/ExbB proton channel family protein yields MLQPQSVTLPADTLANLSQAAGPEQTSLLDTLILGGWIMIPIFLLSFVAIYLFVERLVTIRKAKTDPETLTQRVRDYVQEGDVKGAMGYCESSDKPVARILRHGLERLGRPISEIQDAVQAQGKHETFELEKRTELLASIAGIAPMLGFLGTVTGMIQAFQEIQVLEGNVNPSVLAGGIWEALLTTAAGLVVGILAFFFYNFLLSKIRRLVNDMERSATDFIDLLQEPAPTGK; encoded by the coding sequence CTGTTGCAACCCCAATCTGTCACCTTGCCTGCCGACACCCTGGCGAATCTGTCGCAAGCCGCCGGGCCGGAACAGACGAGCCTGCTGGACACCCTCATACTGGGCGGGTGGATCATGATTCCGATCTTCCTCCTCTCCTTTGTCGCTATCTACCTGTTCGTTGAGCGGCTCGTCACGATCCGCAAGGCAAAAACCGATCCGGAGACGCTGACCCAACGCGTACGCGACTATGTTCAGGAAGGAGACGTCAAGGGCGCCATGGGATACTGCGAATCCAGCGATAAACCTGTCGCCCGCATTCTTCGCCACGGGCTGGAGCGGCTGGGACGGCCTATATCCGAAATTCAGGATGCGGTTCAGGCGCAGGGCAAGCACGAAACCTTCGAGTTGGAAAAACGCACCGAACTTCTTGCAAGCATTGCGGGCATTGCGCCGATGCTCGGTTTTCTTGGAACGGTAACCGGAATGATCCAGGCCTTTCAGGAAATTCAGGTCCTCGAAGGCAACGTGAATCCGAGCGTACTCGCAGGCGGCATATGGGAAGCCTTGCTGACGACGGCGGCAGGGCTGGTGGTCGGTATCCTCGCCTTTTTCTTCTACAACTTTCTCCTGTCGAAAATCCGGCGGCTTGTAAACGACATGGAACGTTCGGCCACCGACTTCATCGACCTCTTGCAGGAACCGGCGCCGACGGGAAAATAA
- a CDS encoding biopolymer transporter ExbD, with translation MNFNFSSNNKPLSTYSLAGLTDIVLLLLVFFLLTSNFIPQFGIQVNLPQAETSAPMDDQYVSVAITADGQYYVNQNPVQREQLADALREAKGDRTALVLRADEEATVAQFALVANLARALDLRVLMATERGRP, from the coding sequence ATGAACTTCAACTTCTCCAGCAATAACAAACCGCTTTCGACGTACAGTCTGGCAGGACTCACGGATATCGTGTTGCTCCTGCTCGTCTTTTTTCTCCTGACGTCGAATTTCATTCCTCAATTCGGCATTCAGGTGAATCTGCCGCAGGCCGAAACCTCTGCCCCGATGGACGACCAATACGTCTCGGTGGCCATCACCGCAGACGGGCAATATTACGTGAACCAAAATCCGGTTCAGCGGGAGCAACTGGCAGATGCCCTGCGTGAAGCGAAAGGAGATCGAACCGCTCTGGTCCTGCGCGCCGACGAAGAAGCAACCGTGGCGCAATTCGCACTGGTGGCGAATCTCGCGCGCGCCCTGGATCTGCGCGTGCTCATGGCCACGGAGCGCGGCCGCCCATAA